From the Billgrantia sulfidoxydans genome, one window contains:
- a CDS encoding solute:sodium symporter family transporter has protein sequence MHALTLLSFLFFTGLVAFITWRLTRRDDHASTSGYFLAGRSLTFPLIAGSLLMTNLSTEQMVGLNGSAFSDGLSVMAWEVVAVIALVALALFFLPRFLRSGIATLPQMLLIRFDAGTQLICNVIFLIAYAVILLPIILYSGAMGLLGMLDLPGLTGIESSTLLLWLTVWGVGLIGSVYALFGGLRTVAVSDTLNGVGLLVGGFVIVYFGLQAVSDDGGLLAGWEVLKESDPQKLNSIGGSDQQVPFSTLFTGVFLINLFYWTTNQQIIQRTFAAKNLAEGQKGVLLTGFFKLLGPLYLVLPGIIAYHLYADQGVQADEAYGHLVFNVLPPYLTGFFAAVMVGAILSSFNSALNSTTTIFSLGLYKGVLNKQASEEQVVRSGKVFGWIMAFATMTIAPLLAGQESLFDYLQKMNAIYFIPILAVVIVGLLTTRVPPMAAKIALVGGCLLIAAGYFVPPFNKLPLVMHEFHFVAGVFVLLVAMMLLIGKLRPRETAWVHEYSGDVDLTPWRGAVPVGLLLVVLVIVIYAAFAGV, from the coding sequence ATGCATGCCTTGACCCTGCTGTCGTTCCTGTTCTTCACCGGCCTGGTGGCCTTCATCACCTGGCGCCTGACCCGCCGCGACGATCATGCGAGCACCAGCGGCTATTTCCTCGCCGGCCGCTCGCTGACCTTCCCGTTGATCGCCGGCTCGCTGCTGATGACCAACCTCTCCACCGAGCAGATGGTGGGGCTCAACGGCTCGGCGTTCAGCGACGGCCTGAGCGTCATGGCCTGGGAGGTGGTGGCGGTGATCGCCCTGGTGGCCCTGGCACTGTTCTTCCTGCCGCGCTTCCTCAGGAGCGGTATCGCCACCCTGCCGCAGATGCTGCTGATTCGCTTCGATGCCGGCACCCAACTGATCTGCAACGTCATCTTCCTGATCGCCTATGCGGTGATTCTGCTGCCGATCATTCTCTACTCCGGCGCCATGGGGCTGCTCGGCATGCTCGACCTCCCCGGCCTGACCGGCATCGAGTCGTCGACGCTGCTGCTGTGGCTGACGGTCTGGGGGGTGGGGCTGATCGGCTCCGTCTATGCCCTGTTCGGTGGGCTGCGCACGGTGGCCGTGTCGGATACGCTGAATGGCGTCGGGCTGTTGGTCGGCGGCTTCGTCATCGTCTACTTCGGGCTGCAGGCGGTCAGCGATGACGGCGGCCTGCTCGCCGGCTGGGAGGTGCTCAAGGAGAGCGATCCGCAGAAGCTCAACTCCATTGGTGGCTCCGACCAGCAGGTGCCGTTCTCCACCCTCTTCACCGGCGTGTTCCTGATCAACCTCTTCTACTGGACCACCAACCAGCAGATCATCCAGCGTACCTTCGCCGCCAAGAACCTCGCCGAGGGGCAGAAGGGCGTGCTGCTGACCGGCTTCTTCAAGCTGCTCGGCCCGCTCTACCTGGTGCTGCCGGGCATCATCGCCTACCACCTCTACGCCGACCAGGGCGTGCAGGCCGACGAGGCCTACGGTCACCTGGTGTTCAACGTGCTGCCGCCCTATCTCACCGGCTTCTTCGCCGCGGTGATGGTCGGCGCCATCCTGTCGTCGTTCAACTCGGCGCTCAACAGCACCACCACCATCTTCAGCCTGGGGCTCTACAAGGGCGTGCTCAACAAGCAGGCCAGCGAGGAGCAGGTGGTCAGGTCGGGCAAGGTGTTCGGCTGGATCATGGCCTTCGCCACCATGACCATCGCGCCGCTGCTGGCCGGCCAGGAGAGCCTGTTCGACTACCTGCAGAAGATGAACGCCATCTACTTCATCCCCATCCTCGCGGTGGTGATCGTCGGCCTGCTCACCACACGCGTGCCGCCCATGGCGGCCAAGATCGCCCTGGTCGGCGGCTGCCTGCTGATCGCCGCAGGCTACTTCGTGCCGCCGTTCAACAAGCTGCCGCTGGTGATGCACGAGTTCCACTTCGTCGCCGGGGTTTTCGTGCTGCTGGTGGCCATGATGCTGCTGATCGGCAAGCTGCGCCCGCGCGAGACCGCCTGGGTCCACGAGTACAGTGGGGACGTCGACCTCACCCCCTGGCGCGGCGCCGTGCCCGTCGGCCTGCTGCTGGTGGTGCTGGTGATCGTCATCTACGCAGCCTTCGCCGGGGTCTAG
- a CDS encoding putative selenate ABC transporter substrate-binding protein, with amino-acid sequence MRRIALTLTLPAIALTLAAPGALAETFRFTAIPDEDEARLVERFAKVADYLEEQLGVEVEYVPVKSYSAAVTAFRNDQVQLAWFGGLSGVQARRLVPGSQALAQGSEDDAFVSYFIAHESTGLERADELPDEIEGMSLTFGSRTSTSGRLMPEHFLRQRFDNADPERFFSRVGYSGDHSRTIALVEAGTYDIGAVNYTVWEAAEEEGRINTDQVRVIWATPPYPDYNWTLRGDADERFGEGFAEKVRAAFLEMDDPELLATFPREAFIPADNELYAPIEEVAEALGLLR; translated from the coding sequence ATGCGCCGGATCGCCCTGACCCTCACGCTGCCTGCCATCGCCCTGACCCTGGCCGCCCCCGGGGCCCTCGCCGAGACCTTCCGCTTTACCGCCATCCCCGACGAGGACGAGGCGCGCCTGGTGGAGCGCTTTGCCAAGGTGGCCGACTATCTGGAGGAGCAGCTTGGCGTCGAGGTGGAGTACGTACCGGTGAAGTCCTACAGCGCCGCGGTCACCGCCTTCCGCAACGACCAGGTCCAGTTGGCGTGGTTCGGCGGGCTCTCGGGGGTGCAGGCGCGACGCCTGGTGCCCGGCTCCCAGGCGCTGGCCCAGGGCAGCGAGGACGACGCCTTCGTCAGCTATTTCATCGCCCATGAGTCCACCGGCCTCGAGCGCGCCGACGAGCTGCCCGACGAGATCGAGGGCATGAGCCTGACCTTCGGCTCGCGCACCTCCACCTCCGGCCGGCTGATGCCGGAGCACTTCCTGCGCCAGCGCTTCGACAATGCCGATCCGGAGCGCTTTTTCTCCCGCGTCGGCTACTCCGGCGACCACTCGCGTACCATTGCGCTGGTGGAAGCCGGCACCTACGACATCGGGGCGGTCAACTACACCGTCTGGGAAGCCGCCGAGGAGGAGGGCCGGATCAATACCGACCAGGTCCGAGTGATCTGGGCCACGCCGCCCTATCCCGACTACAACTGGACGCTGCGCGGCGACGCCGACGAGCGCTTCGGCGAGGGCTTTGCCGAGAAAGTCCGGGCCGCCTTTCTGGAAATGGACGACCCGGAGCTGCTCGCCACCTTCCCCCGCGAGGCGTTCATCCCCGCCGACAACGAGCTCTACGCCCCCATCGAGGAGGTGGCCGAGGCACTCGGCCTGCTGCGCTGA
- a CDS encoding RidA family protein, translating to MTIVRHDTKARMSRAVIHHGIAYLCGQVAGPEARHGDITEQTESMLARVDALLAEIGSDREHLLTATIYLKEGSDFAAMNAVWDAWVPTGHAPARTCVCAPMPADELRVEITVTAAVVAGGDYPY from the coding sequence ATGACCATCGTTCGTCACGATACCAAGGCGCGCATGAGCCGCGCCGTCATCCACCACGGCATCGCCTACCTGTGCGGTCAGGTGGCCGGCCCCGAGGCGCGCCACGGCGACATCACCGAGCAGACCGAGAGCATGCTGGCCCGGGTCGATGCGCTGCTCGCCGAGATCGGCTCCGATCGCGAGCACCTGCTCACGGCGACGATCTACCTCAAGGAGGGCAGCGATTTCGCCGCCATGAACGCGGTGTGGGATGCCTGGGTGCCCACCGGCCATGCGCCGGCGCGCACCTGCGTCTGCGCGCCCATGCCCGCCGATGAGCTCAGGGTGGAGATCACCGTCACGGCGGCTGTCGTCGCCGGCGGCGATTATCCCTACTGA
- a CDS encoding FadR/GntR family transcriptional regulator, with protein MTLASLPRHQGGADGLARLLGQALLAGRWRPGETFPRERDLCQHFEVSRNQVRNALATLVALGMVERTAGRGSVVCEIDEWHLLDPLVSTWMAEIEAPDAELLREIFAFRHSAEPAVARLAAQAADAGDLERLEAAYQGMRRTAGRPEASARHAEYDVAFHDAVYRASHNLVWRQMGHLLRPSIIALIVRSQAHLRPLAADLEDSLARHGRLLEAIRRRDADAAEAAAADVLRRTAVDLGIVADAASRPATTPVAEPDTRERST; from the coding sequence ATGACACTGGCTTCACTGCCGCGTCACCAGGGCGGCGCCGATGGCCTGGCCCGGCTGCTGGGTCAGGCGTTGCTGGCCGGGCGCTGGCGACCCGGCGAGACCTTTCCCCGTGAGCGTGATCTCTGCCAACACTTCGAAGTCAGCCGCAACCAGGTGCGCAACGCCCTGGCCACCCTGGTCGCGCTGGGGATGGTCGAGCGCACCGCGGGGCGGGGCAGCGTGGTCTGCGAGATCGACGAATGGCACCTGCTCGATCCCCTGGTGAGTACCTGGATGGCCGAGATCGAGGCCCCCGACGCCGAGCTGTTGCGCGAGATCTTCGCCTTTCGCCACTCGGCGGAGCCGGCCGTCGCGCGGCTGGCGGCCCAGGCCGCCGACGCGGGGGATCTCGAACGCCTGGAGGCGGCCTACCAGGGCATGCGGCGTACCGCCGGCAGACCGGAAGCCAGCGCGCGGCATGCGGAGTACGACGTGGCCTTCCATGATGCCGTCTACCGCGCCAGCCACAACCTGGTCTGGCGCCAGATGGGACACCTGTTGCGGCCTTCGATCATCGCCCTGATCGTGCGCTCCCAGGCTCACCTCCGGCCCCTTGCTGCCGACCTGGAGGACAGCCTGGCGCGCCACGGCCGGCTGCTCGAGGCGATTCGCCGCCGCGACGCCGACGCCGCCGAGGCGGCCGCCGCCGACGTGCTGCGGCGCACCGCCGTCGACCTGGGGATCGTCGCCGACGCGGCCTCACGACCCGCCACCACGCCGGTGGCCGAACCCGACACCAGGGAGCGCTCCACATGA
- the modB gene encoding molybdate ABC transporter permease subunit, whose translation MFGLTPSDWEALRLTLRLALISTALLLVLCLPLAWWLAHTQRRVKVVVEALVSLPLVLPPTVIGFYLLILLGPRGAVGGTLERLGANHLAFTFTGLVIGSMIYSLPFVVQPMQNAFQAMGRRPLEVAATLRAGPLDRLVSVVLPLSRQGLLTAAVLSFAHTLGEFGVLLMIGGGIPGQTQVASIAIYSHVEAMDYASAHRLSLFLMLAAFLLLVCVYALNKRFKIVGMTP comes from the coding sequence ATGTTCGGCCTGACGCCCTCCGATTGGGAAGCCCTGCGACTGACCCTGCGACTGGCCCTGATCAGCACGGCGCTGCTGCTGGTGCTGTGCCTGCCGCTGGCCTGGTGGCTGGCTCACACCCAGCGCCGGGTGAAAGTGGTCGTCGAGGCGCTGGTATCGCTGCCGCTGGTGCTGCCTCCCACCGTGATCGGCTTCTACCTGCTGATCCTGCTCGGTCCGCGTGGCGCCGTGGGCGGCACGCTGGAGCGCCTGGGCGCGAACCACCTGGCCTTCACCTTCACCGGCCTGGTGATCGGCTCGATGATCTATTCGCTGCCTTTCGTGGTGCAGCCGATGCAGAACGCCTTCCAGGCCATGGGGCGTCGCCCGCTGGAGGTGGCCGCCACCCTGCGGGCCGGCCCGCTGGACCGCCTGGTGTCGGTCGTGCTGCCGCTGTCGCGCCAGGGTCTGCTGACTGCGGCGGTGCTCTCATTCGCCCACACCCTGGGCGAGTTCGGCGTGCTGCTGATGATCGGCGGCGGGATACCGGGCCAGACCCAGGTCGCCTCCATCGCCATCTACAGTCATGTGGAAGCCATGGACTACGCTTCCGCCCATCGCTTGTCGCTGTTCCTGATGCTGGCGGCGTTCCTGCTGCTGGTCTGCGTCTATGCGCTCAACAAGCGCTTCAAGATCGTGGGGATGACGCCGTGA
- the modA gene encoding molybdate ABC transporter substrate-binding protein, with product MPHLLKRLLAGMTSFALTLTVAQADQTTARIAAAASLRPAMDELVADYRSSHPGARLEAVYGSSGSFRTQIENGAPFDLFFSADMDFPQALEAAGHAAGEAVPYAEGRLVLWSGGDDASTLTLQSLTAERFRRIAIANPRHAPYGARAEEALRSSGLWDALEPKLVFAENIGQALQMVHSGAADVGILALAQMHGLSLEGAAFQVIDADLHQPLENGYIITRRGAENPAARGFAAFVQSPEAQRILENYGFSIPRSH from the coding sequence GTGCCCCACCTTCTCAAACGCCTGCTGGCGGGCATGACCTCCTTCGCCCTGACGCTGACCGTGGCCCAGGCCGACCAGACAACGGCCCGCATCGCCGCCGCCGCCAGCCTGCGCCCCGCCATGGATGAGCTCGTTGCCGACTATCGGTCCAGCCATCCCGGCGCAAGGCTCGAGGCAGTCTACGGCTCATCGGGCAGCTTTCGCACCCAGATCGAGAACGGCGCCCCCTTCGATCTGTTCTTCTCTGCCGACATGGACTTTCCCCAGGCGCTCGAGGCAGCCGGCCATGCCGCCGGCGAGGCAGTGCCTTATGCCGAGGGTCGTCTGGTGCTGTGGAGCGGCGGAGACGACGCTTCGACCCTGACGCTGCAATCCCTGACCGCGGAACGGTTCCGGCGCATCGCCATCGCCAACCCCCGCCACGCGCCCTACGGCGCCCGAGCCGAGGAGGCGCTGCGCTCCAGCGGCCTGTGGGACGCGCTGGAGCCGAAGCTCGTGTTCGCAGAGAACATCGGCCAGGCCCTGCAGATGGTGCACAGCGGTGCCGCCGACGTCGGCATCCTGGCGCTGGCCCAGATGCATGGCCTGAGCTTGGAAGGGGCGGCGTTCCAGGTGATCGATGCCGATCTTCACCAGCCCCTGGAGAATGGCTACATCATCACCCGGCGTGGCGCCGAGAATCCTGCCGCCCGGGGCTTCGCCGCCTTCGTGCAGAGCCCCGAGGCGCAGCGGATCCTCGAGAACTACGGCTTTTCCATCCCGCGCAGCCACTGA
- the modC gene encoding molybdenum ABC transporter ATP-binding protein gives MSVAGSFRLTRGSFVLEAELKLPERGVTALFGRSGSGKTTLLRCLAGLERSEGWLTVNGQRWQAPDHVLPVHRRPLGYVFQEASLFPHLRVRDNLRYGYRRVEPSRRRVDFDETVKLLGLEALLERHPQALSGGQRQRVAIARALLASPRLLLMDEPMASLDATSKAEILPYLERLHAYLEIPVVYVSHALDEVTRLADHMVLLEAGQVLAAGPLHELLVRSDLPLSHADNAAAVLETRVEGYDADRQLVALTCGAGRLWVSREAASPGKRLRLSIRASDVVISLTPPQDASVLNCLPAQVAEISDDPHPGHLLVRLAVAEQMLLSRIPREASQRLALHPGQQVYAQLRGKALS, from the coding sequence GTGAGCGTCGCGGGCAGCTTTCGGCTGACGCGCGGTAGTTTCGTGCTGGAGGCCGAACTGAAACTCCCCGAGCGGGGTGTCACGGCGCTGTTCGGCCGCTCCGGTTCGGGCAAGACCACCCTGCTGCGCTGCCTGGCCGGGCTCGAGCGCAGCGAGGGCTGGCTGACGGTCAACGGCCAGCGCTGGCAGGCCCCCGACCACGTCCTGCCGGTGCACCGTCGCCCGCTGGGCTACGTCTTCCAGGAGGCGAGCCTCTTTCCCCATCTGCGGGTGCGCGACAACCTGCGCTACGGCTATCGACGAGTCGAGCCCAGCCGTCGCCGCGTCGACTTCGACGAGACCGTGAAACTGCTCGGCCTCGAAGCGCTGCTGGAGCGTCATCCCCAGGCGCTCTCAGGCGGGCAGCGGCAGCGAGTCGCCATCGCCCGCGCCCTGCTCGCCAGCCCCCGCCTGCTGTTGATGGATGAACCCATGGCCTCGCTGGACGCGACCAGCAAGGCGGAAATCCTGCCCTATCTGGAGCGGCTGCACGCCTACCTCGAGATTCCGGTGGTCTACGTCAGCCACGCGCTCGACGAGGTGACCCGCCTGGCGGATCACATGGTGCTGCTGGAAGCGGGCCAGGTACTGGCCGCCGGCCCCTTGCACGAGCTGCTGGTGCGCAGCGACCTGCCGTTGTCCCACGCCGACAACGCCGCCGCGGTGCTGGAGACACGCGTCGAGGGATACGATGCCGACCGGCAGCTCGTCGCGCTGACGTGCGGCGCCGGGCGGCTGTGGGTCTCGCGGGAAGCGGCATCGCCGGGCAAGCGGCTGCGGCTGAGCATTCGCGCCAGCGACGTGGTAATCAGCCTGACGCCGCCCCAGGATGCCAGCGTTCTCAACTGCCTGCCGGCGCAGGTGGCCGAGATCAGCGACGACCCCCACCCCGGCCATTTGCTGGTACGCCTGGCAGTCGCCGAACAGATGCTGCTCTCGCGCATCCCCCGCGAGGCTTCCCAGCGCCTGGCCTTGCACCCAGGGCAGCAGGTGTATGCCCAACTGCGAGGCAAGGCGCTGTCATGA
- a CDS encoding ATP-binding cassette domain-containing protein, whose protein sequence is MEGEQRRLLVRFDGEDIGHGAHVVLPRLTLALHEGERVALLGQSGAGKSTLLGELRRRLDCQAAWCPQHHGLVPQLAVYHNVFMGRLPEHSALANLWNLVRPLRRPWREVAALCDELGLAGLLRRPVGQLSGGQRQRVAIARALYQARPLFLGDEPVASIDPHQALRLLDLIDARHTTSVVALHQRELALTHFDHVWGLRDGRLAIDAPAGSLTLAELDALYPDADAARHGPDALDADIGVPGVDALPCPRGRS, encoded by the coding sequence ATGGAGGGAGAGCAACGTCGCCTGCTGGTTCGCTTCGATGGTGAGGACATCGGGCATGGCGCGCATGTCGTCCTGCCACGCCTGACCCTCGCCCTGCATGAGGGCGAAAGGGTCGCGTTGCTCGGCCAGAGCGGCGCCGGCAAGTCGACGCTGCTCGGCGAGCTGCGCCGTCGGCTCGACTGCCAGGCGGCCTGGTGCCCGCAGCATCACGGCCTGGTGCCGCAGCTTGCGGTCTATCACAACGTCTTCATGGGGCGCCTGCCGGAGCATTCGGCGCTGGCCAACCTGTGGAACCTCGTGCGCCCGCTGCGCCGCCCATGGCGCGAGGTGGCCGCCCTGTGCGACGAGCTGGGCCTGGCCGGCCTGTTGCGCCGGCCGGTGGGCCAGCTCTCCGGCGGCCAGCGCCAACGGGTAGCCATCGCCCGGGCGCTCTACCAGGCCCGGCCGCTGTTCCTCGGCGACGAGCCGGTGGCCAGCATCGACCCTCACCAGGCCCTGCGTCTGCTGGACCTGATCGATGCCCGCCACACCACTTCGGTCGTCGCCCTGCACCAGCGCGAGCTGGCGCTGACCCACTTCGACCACGTCTGGGGCTTGCGTGACGGCCGTCTGGCGATCGATGCGCCCGCCGGCTCGCTCACCCTGGCCGAGCTGGACGCGCTCTACCCCGACGCCGATGCCGCGAGGCATGGCCCGGATGCGCTCGACGCCGATATCGGCGTGCCGGGCGTCGATGCTCTCCCCTGCCCTCGGGGGCGGTCGTGA
- a CDS encoding PhnE/PtxC family ABC transporter permease produces the protein MNDSLPALPPAGWRAWWRGQSPGLRLARHTLGLVALAVLLAPFADLSIHTRDPWGELGRMAAGLAWPAWGALESPFSALGLTVAVALWGTLAGVILGFPLALLFARSRLVRAGCAFVRAIHELFWALLFLQVFGLSALTALAALAIPYAGIFAKVYAEILEQTPRAPRDALPPGSGRLARFVYAELPLAWTQLAAYTRYRFECGLRASVLLGFVGLPTLGFHLETAFREGRYHEAGALLWLFYGLIASLPWWGHKRVIPLLLVGGAWLLGPWPSVEGALLWRFVSEDIWPAALLAGDWAGLVEWLSRLPSLGPAIGNTLLLGLLGTVGALAVALVLWPLASRHFGNRATRLAGHGVLIFLRSTPELMLAFIFLLLLGPSLLPAWLALALHNGALIAFLAARHADAITPGMPGLPASGRLAYELLPRVYPGLLALLYYRAEVILRETAILGMLGVATLGFYIEEGFDYLMFDVALFLLLITAALNIAVDALSRRLRPREAPLDDPCAR, from the coding sequence GTGAACGACAGCCTGCCGGCCCTGCCCCCAGCGGGGTGGAGAGCGTGGTGGCGGGGCCAGTCGCCCGGCCTGCGCCTGGCCCGGCATACCCTGGGCCTGGTGGCGCTGGCGGTGCTGCTGGCGCCCTTCGCCGACCTGTCCATCCACACCCGCGATCCCTGGGGCGAGCTCGGCCGCATGGCGGCCGGCCTGGCGTGGCCCGCCTGGGGCGCGCTGGAGTCGCCCTTCTCGGCGCTCGGCCTCACCGTGGCGGTGGCGCTGTGGGGTACGCTTGCCGGGGTGATCCTGGGCTTTCCCCTGGCGCTGCTGTTCGCCCGCTCGCGGCTGGTCAGGGCCGGCTGCGCCTTCGTGCGCGCCATCCACGAGCTGTTCTGGGCACTTCTGTTCCTGCAGGTGTTCGGCCTCTCGGCGCTCACCGCGCTGGCGGCCCTGGCGATTCCCTACGCGGGGATCTTCGCCAAGGTCTATGCCGAGATCCTCGAGCAGACCCCGCGCGCGCCGCGCGACGCCCTGCCGCCCGGCAGCGGCCGGCTGGCCCGCTTCGTCTATGCCGAACTGCCGCTGGCCTGGACCCAGCTCGCCGCCTACACCCGCTACCGCTTCGAATGCGGCCTGCGCGCCAGCGTGCTGCTCGGCTTCGTCGGCTTGCCGACCCTGGGTTTCCATCTCGAGACGGCGTTTCGCGAGGGGCGCTACCACGAGGCGGGGGCGCTGCTGTGGCTGTTCTACGGGCTGATCGCCAGCCTGCCGTGGTGGGGGCACAAGCGCGTGATTCCGCTGCTGCTGGTGGGCGGCGCCTGGCTGCTGGGACCCTGGCCAAGTGTGGAGGGCGCGCTGCTGTGGCGCTTCGTCTCCGAGGACATCTGGCCGGCGGCGCTGCTCGCCGGCGATTGGGCGGGGCTGGTGGAGTGGCTGTCGCGGCTGCCGTCGCTGGGACCCGCCATCGGCAACACCCTGCTGCTGGGGCTGCTCGGCACCGTGGGGGCACTGGCGGTAGCGCTGGTGCTATGGCCGCTGGCAAGCCGCCACTTCGGCAACCGTGCCACCCGCCTGGCCGGGCATGGCGTGCTGATCTTCCTGCGTTCGACGCCGGAACTGATGCTGGCGTTCATCTTCCTGCTGCTGCTCGGCCCCTCGCTGCTGCCCGCCTGGTTGGCCCTGGCGCTGCACAACGGCGCCCTGATCGCCTTCCTGGCGGCACGTCACGCCGATGCCATCACGCCCGGCATGCCGGGACTGCCCGCCAGCGGGCGGCTGGCCTACGAGCTGCTGCCGCGGGTCTACCCGGGCCTGCTGGCCCTGCTCTACTACCGCGCCGAGGTGATCCTGCGCGAGACGGCAATCCTCGGCATGCTCGGTGTCGCCACCCTGGGCTTCTACATCGAGGAGGGCTTCGACTACCTGATGTTCGACGTGGCCTTGTTCCTGCTGCTCATCACCGCCGCGCTCAACATCGCCGTGGACGCCCTCTCGCGGCGGCTGCGGCCGCGAGAGGCGCCACTCGATGACCCCTGCGCCCGCTAG
- a CDS encoding 2-dehydro-3-deoxygalactonokinase: MSDAVRERLAWVAVDWGSSHLRAWGLDERGEVLARAGSDKGMLALAPQEYEPALLEAIGDWLSASGRVAVWVCGMAGARQGWREAAYLPVPTRLDDLARGAVAPVLRDARLEVHLLPGLCQHDDAAGRDFDVMRGEETQLAGLVAHEPGFSGLVCLPGTHAKWAWLEAGTVMRFATALSGELYRLLASRSVLRHSVAEAGLDAPGCREAFVGAVREAAAEPGRFAQRLFGLRAADLLDDSLPAGEARRARLGARLSGLVIGLELAGMQCELPATPVTLVGSAALCERYALALETLGHASRRLDGDTAVLAGLGLARAGGDNSSWRRI, from the coding sequence ATGAGCGATGCGGTACGCGAGCGGCTGGCGTGGGTCGCGGTGGACTGGGGCTCGAGCCACCTGCGCGCCTGGGGGCTGGACGAGCGCGGCGAGGTGCTGGCCCGCGCGGGCAGCGACAAGGGCATGCTGGCCCTGGCGCCGCAGGAGTACGAACCCGCACTGCTGGAGGCGATCGGCGACTGGCTGTCCGCTTCCGGGCGCGTGGCGGTGTGGGTCTGCGGCATGGCCGGCGCCCGTCAGGGCTGGCGCGAGGCGGCCTACCTGCCGGTACCGACGCGCCTGGACGACCTGGCTCGCGGCGCCGTGGCTCCCGTGCTGCGCGATGCGCGACTCGAGGTGCACCTGCTGCCGGGGCTGTGCCAGCACGACGACGCCGCGGGCCGCGACTTCGACGTGATGCGCGGCGAGGAGACTCAGTTGGCCGGCCTGGTGGCGCACGAGCCCGGCTTCTCGGGGCTGGTCTGCCTGCCCGGCACCCACGCCAAGTGGGCCTGGCTCGAGGCGGGCACGGTGATGCGCTTCGCTACCGCGCTCAGCGGGGAGCTCTACCGGTTGCTGGCCAGCCGCTCGGTGCTGCGGCACTCGGTGGCCGAGGCCGGGCTGGACGCGCCGGGCTGCCGCGAGGCGTTCGTCGGTGCGGTGCGCGAGGCGGCCGCCGAACCCGGACGCTTCGCCCAGCGGCTGTTCGGCCTGCGCGCCGCCGATCTGCTCGACGATTCGCTGCCCGCCGGGGAGGCGCGGCGAGCCCGGTTGGGGGCGCGCCTCTCGGGGCTCGTCATCGGTCTGGAGCTTGCCGGCATGCAATGCGAGCTGCCGGCTACGCCCGTGACCCTGGTCGGCAGTGCGGCGCTGTGCGAGCGCTATGCGCTGGCCCTCGAGACGCTCGGCCATGCCAGCAGGCGCCTCGACGGCGACACGGCGGTGCTCGCCGGCCTGGGATTGGCACGGGCCGGTGGTGACAACTCATCATGGAGACGGATATGA
- the dgoD gene encoding galactonate dehydratase, translating into MKITRLRTWQVPPRWLFLKIETDSGCYGWGEPVIEGRAATVEAAVHELADYLVGQDPHRIEHLWNTLYRAGFYRGGPILMSAIAGIDQALWDLKGRDLGVPVHQLLGGAVRERMRMYAWTGGDRPSDVGAGARELVGRGFTAFKMNGTAELQIVDSHRKVDEAVARVAEAREAVGPEVGIGIDFHGRVHRPMAKALLRELEPFHPMFVEEPVAPEHLPSLKHIAGGLGYPLATGERLHTRFEFRDLLADGMIDIIQPDLSHCGGISEGLKIAALASAHDVALAPHCPLGPLTLAASLHLDAVSHNAFIQEQSMGIHYNRDNDVLDYLVDKSALAIEEGFCAIPQGPGLGVEIDEAFVEERAKVGHRWRNPVWSHEDGSIAEW; encoded by the coding sequence ATGAAGATCACCCGACTCAGGACCTGGCAGGTGCCGCCGCGCTGGCTATTCCTCAAGATCGAGACCGACAGTGGCTGCTACGGCTGGGGCGAGCCGGTCATCGAGGGCCGCGCCGCCACGGTGGAGGCCGCGGTGCATGAACTCGCCGACTACCTGGTCGGCCAGGATCCGCACCGCATCGAGCACCTGTGGAACACGCTCTATCGCGCCGGCTTCTACCGCGGTGGCCCCATCCTGATGAGCGCCATCGCCGGTATCGACCAGGCGCTGTGGGACCTCAAGGGGCGCGATCTGGGCGTGCCGGTGCACCAGCTGCTGGGCGGCGCGGTGCGCGAGCGCATGCGCATGTACGCCTGGACCGGCGGCGACCGGCCGAGCGACGTGGGGGCGGGCGCCAGGGAGCTGGTGGGGCGCGGCTTCACCGCCTTCAAGATGAACGGCACCGCCGAGCTGCAGATCGTCGACTCGCACCGCAAGGTCGACGAGGCGGTGGCGCGGGTGGCCGAGGCCCGCGAGGCGGTGGGCCCCGAGGTCGGCATCGGCATCGACTTCCACGGCCGCGTCCATCGGCCCATGGCCAAGGCATTGCTGCGCGAACTGGAGCCGTTTCACCCCATGTTCGTCGAGGAGCCGGTGGCCCCCGAACACCTGCCTAGCCTGAAGCACATCGCCGGCGGCCTGGGCTACCCGCTGGCCACCGGCGAGCGGCTGCACACGCGGTTCGAATTCCGCGACCTGCTCGCCGACGGCATGATCGACATCATCCAGCCCGACCTCTCCCACTGCGGCGGCATCAGCGAGGGGCTGAAGATCGCCGCGCTGGCCTCGGCCCATGACGTGGCCCTGGCTCCGCACTGCCCGCTCGGCCCGTTGACCCTGGCCGCCTCGCTCCACTTGGATGCGGTCAGCCACAACGCCTTCATCCAGGAGCAGAGCATGGGCATCCACTACAACCGCGACAACGACGTGCTCGACTACCTGGTCGACAAGTCGGCGCTGGCCATCGAGGAGGGCTTCTGTGCCATTCCCCAGGGGCCCGGCCTTGGCGTCGAGATCGACGAGGCCTTCGTCGAGGAGCGGGCCAAGGTGGGTCACCGCTGGCGCAACCCGGTGTGGAGCCATGAGGACGGCTCCATCGCCGAATGGTGA